CAATTCAAACATCGCGCCAAGTTGAATTCTGAATATCGGAAAGCATGTCACGAGATGTTGAATGTACAGATCGCCCAAGTCATTGCGTTACGCAAACAATATTCGCAACGGCGAGACAACCAAAAAGAGGCGGAGGCAACACGAATGCTTGGGGAGTTGCAGCGGCTCTTAAATTCATTGCCCCCCATTGATAAGAGGATGCCGCCCGAGGAAGTTCCAGACGAGGGGTCCGCGCCGGATGGCCCCGGCCTTGAAACTCCAAGTGAGGAGCCAGTCCCTGATGTTTCCGAGCCGGGGCTTGTCAACGATTCCAAACTAGAAGCGGTTGTCCGCAAGACATTGGGCAAGCCGAAGGGAGCCATCACCTCGCGTGATCTTGCTTCATTAAAAAAACTGGAGGCATCATTTCTAGGCATTTCCGACATCAGCGGCTTGGAGCACGCGACCAACTTGACCAGCCTTAACTTGTCGCACAATCCCATCAGCGACATCACTCCGCTTGCGGGATTAACCCAACTGAAACGGTTGTTGCTGTACAAAGTCCGCATTACCGATCTGAAACCGCTGGCGGATTTGACTAAAGTGGAATTCGTCACCTTTTGGGAAACCAACGTGAGCGACCTCAGGCCATTGAAGAATTGGAAGAAACTGGAATCCATCGAACTGCGCCTCACCAAGGTGACTGACTACACGCCGCTACACGGCCTGTCTAATTTGAAATCAATCGCAACCAATCGCAGGCTCATCAACAACGAACAACTGGGCCGCCTCAAAAGAGCTCTCCCGAACTGCAAATTCGAAATTGAATCGCGGAATCTTCAACGCGAATAGCGCCGAAATCGCGACATTTTTTCTTACAAAAGATCCCGCATCTGTTATCCTCCGCGCGGAGGCAAGCAATGCTGAGGCGTGATTTTTTGAAAATGAGCTTGGGCGGGTTAGCCCTGCACGAGTTGCTCGCCCTGCGCGCCCGTGCCGGCGATGGCCCGGGCGGATTTGGCAAAGCCAAAAGCTGCATCGTGCTGTTCTGTTGGGGGGGCATCAGTCATCTGGATACCTTCGATCTCAAGCCCAACGCGCCCTCGAACATCCGTGGCACGTTTAAAGAAATCCCCACCGCCGTGCCCGGCATTCGCATAAGCGAACATCTACCCGGCTTCGCGCGCACCATGAACCATTGGGCCATCGTCCGCAGCGCGCATCACAATGCGCCCAGTCATCGCTCGGGCGCGTACTGGAATCTCACCGGTCATCAGCCGCAAAATCTCACTGGCAACTGGCCCGCATCGCGCGCGGATTGGCCCTCCATCGGCTCAATGATTTGGCAGGCAAACAAAGATAAAGGCGTTCCGCACAAAGCGTTGCCCGGCGCAGTGGCACTGCCGTATACGATTTATGATGGTGGCGTTTCAAATGGTCAGGATGCCGGTTTCCTTGGCATGGGGATGGATCCCGCCGTATTTCGGCCATCGGTCAAGGGCTTGAAAATTTACCAAGGCAAATCGCCGTCCTCCGGTCGGATTGAGCTCGGCTTGCCCGAGGGCGTGAGTCGGCGGCGACTCGGCCAACGACGGAAATTGATTCAAGGTTTTGGTCAAACGAAAGGCGCGGCGATCAAACTGGAAGCCGAGGCGTTGGCGCGTTCCCGCGAGATGGCGCTCGATATGTTGCTCAACCCCACCGTGCACGCGGCGTTTGATTTGGAAAAAGAACCGCGCGCGCTTCGCGAAAAATACGGGATGCACATCTGCGGCCAAAGCGTACTCACTGCGCGGCGATTGACCGAGGCCGGCGTGCCCGTGGCCACTGTTTATTGCGCCGCCGGCGATTTGAATGGCTCGGCCGGTTCCCATTTCGACACGCACTCGGATAATTTCAATAGACTAAAAAACAACATGCTGCCGCCATTCGACCAAGCCGCTTCGGCGTTGGTGGAAGATTTGCAGCAACGCGGTCGCCTTGATGAAACGCTCATCGTGATGCTGACTGATTTTGGCCGCACACCGCAAATCAACAAAGGAGCGGGCCGCGATCATTTTCCCGGCGCGTACTCCGTGGTCTTCGCCGGTGGTGGCATCCGTGGGGGGCAGGTTTACGGCAAGTCCAACTCCATCGGCTTTGAACCGGCCGAACAGGCGTGCGGCCCACCCGATTTACACGCGACTATTTTTCACGCAATGGGCATCGAGCCGGAACACATGATTTACGATGCCGCCAATCGCCCCTTGCCCCTTTGCGATGGCAAACCGCTTCCGCTGTTTTAGTCCACAACTCGCGCTTGCCAAATCGCCTCGCCGTGGCAAACTTGCGCGATGAAAACATTACTTGCCTTCGGCATTTTGTTTAACCTTATCACCGGAACCATCGGCCAAACCGCTCCCGGCTTTCCCAGTGTGCCCGGTGTCATCCCGGGCGGAATCCCTGTTCCGGCCGCGCCCAAGCCGCCCATTAAATTGATTCACAAACCCAAGGCAATGGTCGCCTATCGTTTGGAGTTTCAGGTGGCGGATCAGATTTTTTTTGTGAATTCCATTGGCGGAAACTTCGCGCTTAATACGTCGCACATCACTCCCAATGGCGAACGTGCCTTTACCATCCAAGGCGAATTTCTGCCCGGCGCGGGCGTGGCAGCGGGGATGTTCGAGTTCAAGGGAACGCTGTTGGAAAGCAATCTTGATAACGGTGCTGAAGGCAACTACACCTGCCAAGGCAGCACCCTCTTCAAAAAAGGCCAAGCCCAACAACTCGCCACGCTCGGCCATCACGTGCTGTCATTGACGGTGAAAGAAGTGCGGGAGAAAAAGTAATCAACGCTGCCCCAGCACTGTCGGTGGGCTGGCGTTTCCGCCACGGTCGATGGCGGTGAGGGCAATGTATTCGGGAAGACCCGTGCCGGCGCGAACCACTCCGGCCAGTTGGCTGGCGGGCAGCACTTGCGAATGCCACCGGCCTTTCACGCGAATTTGAAAGAGCCAGCGGCGAATGGGTTCGCCCGGCGCGGCGCGCCACGTGAGGATTATTTGTTGGCGGGCGGCATCCCACTTCGATCCTATTGAAGGCGCTTCGGGCGGGCGATTGTCCAGCCACGGCGAGGCGGGAGGCAGGGCGGGTTGGCTGTAAATGCCGCGTTGCAACATTGAGCCGAGATCCCCGTCATTGTTCGCCAATGCGCTGAGGTTCCAGTGGATGTTGCCGGTCACACCGGCGTGGCGGCGGGTGAGATTGATTTGTGAGAGGAACTCTTTTGCCTTCCAGGTTTTTACTTTCGCGGTGTTGATGCCCGGCCAAAGGTGGCGGCGCTTTGGGTTTTGTTCGTGCCACCATTGCATCAGCACGGGAAAGGCTTGCTCGGTATCGGCGATTTGCCAGTAGAGTTGCGGTGCGCAGTAATCGAGCCAACCCTCGCGCAGCCACAATCGCGCATCGGCGTACAACTCATCGTAAGCGTCGAGGCCCTTGATTTGTTTGGGATGGCCCGGTCGCCAAATGCCGAAGGGGCTAATGCCGAATTTCACCCACGGTTTCACGCGATGAACCTCGGTGTTGATTTCGCGAATGAACTGATTGATGTGCATTCGTCGCCAATCATTGCGTTTCATATCGCCCCGAAATTTTTTCCAACTCGCGTCATCGGGGAATTCGGTGCGCTTTGCATCGGGGTACGGATAAAAATAATCGTCAATGTGAATCCCATCCACATCATAGCGCCGCACCACATCGAGAATCACCCGCATCGAATGCGCCCGCGCGCCGGCCTCTGCAGGATCCAACCATTGGAAGCCGTTGTACGCTTTCACCAATGCCGGTTGTGTGCGGCTGATGTGGTTTGCCGCGACTGTGCTTTTGGCGCCCTTGTAGCGCGCGCGATACGGATTAAACCACGCGTGCAATTCCATCCCTTGCCGATGCGTCTCGCTAATGGCAAACGCCAGCGGATCCCACGCGGGCTTCGGCGCTTGGCCCATTTTGCCGGTTAGATATTCGCTCCACGGTTCGAGCTGTGAAACGTAAAGCGCATCGCACGCGGGGCGCACTTGGAAGATGACGCAGTTAAGCCTCAAAGCTGCCGCGCGTCCAATAAGCGTGCGCAGTTCCCGTTGCTGTTGGGTGGTCGTCAACCCCGGTTGCGAAGGCCAATCGATATTGTTCACCGTGGCAATCCATGCGCCGCGAAATTCGCGCTGAAGCGGGGTGACCTTTACGCCCGTGACGGGGTGAAATGAAATGTTCGCCGCCGAAACGGTTAACACGGTGAAAAGTAAAATGCCTCCAAAACGCAACACGGGGAAAGGGTAGAGGTGGGAGGATCGATTATCAATGATCAAAGATTGCTCGATTCTTAAGTTTTGGTCATCAGTCGGCCTCATTTTGGGCATTGAAAAATGATCATTTTCCCTTCACTCTCCGGCTTCCTTTGGACTGGTGGACAAACAAAACTTATTTCTGCTGCGCTGTGACGTTGTACGGCATTGCAATGCTGTACTCTGTTTTCCTGTGGCGAAAGGGGTTTCGTCGGGATGACTGGGTGGTTTACGGCGTCCTTGCTGCGGGGCTTGTGTTGCACACGATTGCGATGGTGAAACGCGGTTTTTCATTTGAGCGCTGCCCGATCAACAATCTCTATGAGGCGACGGCGTTTATTATGTGGACAATTAT
This Limisphaerales bacterium DNA region includes the following protein-coding sequences:
- a CDS encoding leucine-rich repeat domain-containing protein produces the protein MKHIEISIFLMGAMAITGLAKLGQPPDETGPKPDPEKNLAQIKCDIRSWDGVWQTNWGVMNLKFDDESFSGIYGPSKHAVRGRFDPKSPCVLRGVWQHTGTQSAGGRFTFRIIAPGVFKGNWSSGDTDPDVAGSPWTGTRPGAHMVALPKNISLAQLKLEQFKHRAKLNSEYRKACHEMLNVQIAQVIALRKQYSQRRDNQKEAEATRMLGELQRLLNSLPPIDKRMPPEEVPDEGSAPDGPGLETPSEEPVPDVSEPGLVNDSKLEAVVRKTLGKPKGAITSRDLASLKKLEASFLGISDISGLEHATNLTSLNLSHNPISDITPLAGLTQLKRLLLYKVRITDLKPLADLTKVEFVTFWETNVSDLRPLKNWKKLESIELRLTKVTDYTPLHGLSNLKSIATNRRLINNEQLGRLKRALPNCKFEIESRNLQRE
- a CDS encoding DUF1501 domain-containing protein, whose amino-acid sequence is MLRRDFLKMSLGGLALHELLALRARAGDGPGGFGKAKSCIVLFCWGGISHLDTFDLKPNAPSNIRGTFKEIPTAVPGIRISEHLPGFARTMNHWAIVRSAHHNAPSHRSGAYWNLTGHQPQNLTGNWPASRADWPSIGSMIWQANKDKGVPHKALPGAVALPYTIYDGGVSNGQDAGFLGMGMDPAVFRPSVKGLKIYQGKSPSSGRIELGLPEGVSRRRLGQRRKLIQGFGQTKGAAIKLEAEALARSREMALDMLLNPTVHAAFDLEKEPRALREKYGMHICGQSVLTARRLTEAGVPVATVYCAAGDLNGSAGSHFDTHSDNFNRLKNNMLPPFDQAASALVEDLQQRGRLDETLIVMLTDFGRTPQINKGAGRDHFPGAYSVVFAGGGIRGGQVYGKSNSIGFEPAEQACGPPDLHATIFHAMGIEPEHMIYDAANRPLPLCDGKPLPLF
- a CDS encoding family 10 glycosylhydrolase, whose amino-acid sequence is MLTVSAANISFHPVTGVKVTPLQREFRGAWIATVNNIDWPSQPGLTTTQQQRELRTLIGRAAALRLNCVIFQVRPACDALYVSQLEPWSEYLTGKMGQAPKPAWDPLAFAISETHRQGMELHAWFNPYRARYKGAKSTVAANHISRTQPALVKAYNGFQWLDPAEAGARAHSMRVILDVVRRYDVDGIHIDDYFYPYPDAKRTEFPDDASWKKFRGDMKRNDWRRMHINQFIREINTEVHRVKPWVKFGISPFGIWRPGHPKQIKGLDAYDELYADARLWLREGWLDYCAPQLYWQIADTEQAFPVLMQWWHEQNPKRRHLWPGINTAKVKTWKAKEFLSQINLTRRHAGVTGNIHWNLSALANNDGDLGSMLQRGIYSQPALPPASPWLDNRPPEAPSIGSKWDAARQQIILTWRAAPGEPIRRWLFQIRVKGRWHSQVLPASQLAGVVRAGTGLPEYIALTAIDRGGNASPPTVLGQR